A window of Psychromonas sp. CNPT3 contains these coding sequences:
- the ccmE gene encoding cytochrome c maturation protein CcmE, with product MNPRRKKRLIITSALVIGLSLSVGLVLFALQQNIDLFYTPTEIVKGKNETGEKPQIGQRLRIGGMVVNGSVKRDQTSLKVSFDLIDDGGERVTIFFDGILPDLFREGQGIVAQGVLLNATQINAFEVLAKHDEEYMPPEVQEAIKGMKHLKINKKQEY from the coding sequence ATGAACCCAAGGCGTAAAAAAAGACTTATTATTACCTCTGCGTTAGTGATTGGCCTCTCACTGTCCGTGGGCTTAGTGCTCTTTGCTTTACAGCAAAATATTGATCTTTTTTATACTCCCACAGAGATTGTTAAGGGAAAAAATGAGACCGGAGAAAAACCTCAAATAGGGCAACGTTTACGTATTGGTGGGATGGTGGTCAATGGCAGTGTAAAGCGTGACCAAACGAGTTTAAAAGTCAGTTTTGATTTAATTGATGATGGCGGAGAGAGAGTCACTATCTTTTTTGATGGTATTTTACCTGATCTTTTTCGTGAGGGGCAAGGCATTGTCGCCCAAGGTGTGTTATTAAATGCAACACAAATTAATGCCTTTGAGGTCTTAGCAAAACATGATGAAGAGTATATGCCACCCGAAGTCCAAGAGGCTATCAAGGGTATGAAACATTTGAAAATAAATAAAAAACAGGAATATTAG
- the ccmD gene encoding heme exporter protein CcmD produces MAFDSINDFFAMGGYGFYVWLSYALFLLSLVIITLHTIYEKRKIFQKVRSRLAREKRIKQAQNLEGTL; encoded by the coding sequence ATGGCTTTTGATTCAATCAATGATTTTTTTGCGATGGGTGGTTACGGCTTTTATGTGTGGTTATCTTATGCTCTTTTTTTATTAAGTTTAGTTATTATTACGTTACATACTATTTATGAAAAACGTAAAATATTTCAGAAAGTTCGTTCACGTCTAGCACGAGAAAAACGTATTAAACAAGCACAAAATTTGGAAGGTACCTTATGA
- a CDS encoding heme ABC transporter permease has translation MWKWLHSFAKPEKSYQFAGKLLPWFVVTCLCAFMVGLTWGLLFAPADYQQGDSFRIIYIHVPAAMLAMGAYSSMAIAAFIGLVWQIRMAEMMVATTAPIGAVFTFIALVTGAAWGKPMWGAWWVWDARLTSELILLFVYLGIIALYNAFSDKDLAGRAASILTLVGVINLPIIHYSVVWWNTLHQGATISKFDKPSMPAEMLWPLIIMIFAFAMCFVVLSLMRFRNEILARESHRRWVSELVMYQLKGKM, from the coding sequence AGCCTGAAAAAAGCTATCAATTTGCAGGAAAATTACTACCTTGGTTTGTTGTTACCTGTTTGTGTGCCTTTATGGTTGGCTTAACGTGGGGGTTATTATTTGCCCCTGCCGATTATCAGCAAGGCGATAGTTTTCGCATTATTTATATTCATGTGCCGGCTGCTATGCTGGCGATGGGGGCATATTCAAGTATGGCTATCGCAGCCTTTATTGGTTTAGTGTGGCAAATCAGAATGGCAGAAATGATGGTCGCGACAACTGCGCCTATTGGCGCCGTGTTTACTTTTATCGCTCTAGTGACAGGCGCCGCTTGGGGTAAACCTATGTGGGGCGCTTGGTGGGTGTGGGATGCGCGCCTCACCTCTGAATTGATTTTATTATTTGTATACCTAGGGATCATTGCGCTGTATAACGCGTTCTCTGATAAAGATCTCGCGGGGCGAGCTGCCTCTATTTTAACCTTGGTGGGGGTGATTAATTTACCCATTATTCATTATTCGGTAGTGTGGTGGAATACGTTACATCAAGGCGCAACTATCAGTAAATTTGATAAACCGTCAATGCCCGCTGAAATGTTATGGCCATTGATCATTATGATTTTTGCATTTGCTATGTGTTTTGTGGTATTGAGCTTAATGCGCTTTCGTAATGAAATATTAGCGCGTGAAAGTCACCGTCGCTGGGTTAGTGAACTGGTTATGTATCAATTAAAAGGTAAAATGTAG